The Nitrososphaerota archaeon sequence TTCTGTATTTAATAAAATTGGGACATATACAGCAGCTGTCTTAGCTAAAAATCATAATATTCCTTTCTATGTAGCTGCTCCACTATCTACTATTGATTTATATTCAAATTCCCAAGATATTATTATTGAGCAACGCGATCCAAAAGAAGTTTACGATCCATTTAATATTGGATATAGAATTGTTCCAGAAAATGTAGAAATTTTAAATTTTGCATTTGATTATACACCACCAGAATATATTTCAGCAATAATTACTGAAAAAGGTATCGTTTATCCTCCATATATTGATTCCATTGTTAAACTATTTAAATCATAAAATTTTTAATTTTATAGGAGAAAGCTATGAATATTGGATTGATTAGAGTTGTTACTCTATATGATGAAAAAGCATTAAATGCTCATGGCTCATTAATAATGAAACATTATCCAGAATTTAATGTTATTAGTAAATGTATTAATGATCAGCCATTAGGTATATATGATGAAGAAAGTAAGAAAAAAGCAATACCAAAAATAATTGATTTAGCTAAAAATTTTGAAAAAGAAAAAGTCAAAGCAATAATAATTAGTTGTGCTGATGATCCTGCTGTTAAAGAAATTAGAGAATTCTCAAAAATACCTATAATTGGAGCTGGATCTGCTTCTGCAACATTAGCTTTAGCATTAGGTGAAAAAATTGGAATTATAGGAATAAGTGAAGAACCCCCTAAAATTTTCCAAAAAATATTAAAAGATTATCTTGTAGCTTATGTAAAACCAAAGGAAGTATTTACAACATATGATATAAAGAAGAACGTTGATGAAGTAATATATTTAGCAACTAAAATTTCTAAATCTATTGATGTATTAACTTTTGCATGTACAGGTTTTTCAGCAAATATGGATTTATTAAGCTTAAGTAAAAAAATTAATAAAATAGTAGTTGATCCAGTTCTTGCTTCAGCTCATCATGCATATTATCTTTTAAAGAATTCTATGTCAATTTAAGAATATTTTTTATAATCTCAATTAAATACTTAAGTGTTGAATCGTATCTGAAAAAGTTAAATCCCCATCTTAATATGCTAATTATTATTGTAATTATTGCAACTAATACTATAAAAGCATAATCTATTTTTTTCATAGAAATCGTTTTTCTATAAGTTCTTTTAGCTGGATTATAAGTAAATGCTTTTGATTCTATTGCTTTAGATATATCCATTCCTCTTAAAACTGTTAAGAAAATACTTGGAACTATTACTGGAACAAGAGCGAAGAATTTCTTTATTGGATTTTTTTGCTCTATTTTTGCTCCGCGAGATTTTTGAGCTTCTATAACTGTTTGAAATTGATTAATTAATACTGGAACAGATGCAAAAGCTATTCCTAAAGCAACCGCAAATTCTGGTGGAGCACCCATTTTAGAAATTGCAACTAATATATCTGCTATAGGTGTTACTAATGTAATAAACCTAGTTATACAAATGAATAGAATAAAGCGTAAAGCACTAGTAATTCCTATAAGAGTTGTTTCAAGTGTTACTGGAGCCATCCCTGGAACAAGATAAAAGTATATTTTTGCTCCACGAGGAGGTGATACAAAATAATTTAATAAAATGAATAATACAAAAGCTGGTAAAATTGGTTTAACAATTCCTGTTAATTTTTTCATAGGTATTCCAGCTAATTTATATAATCCAAAAATACTTAATAGAATTAAAGCGACTATTATTGTATCTTCAACAGCTAATAGAATTATTAATATAAATAAGAAGAAAATCATTTTAGTTCTTGGATCTAATTTATGAAATATGCTTTTTCCAGGGATATATTCTAAAGCCATTTTATTCCACCTTAAGAATATTTTTTAAAACACTTATAGCTTCTTCTACTGTTAATACATCTGACTTAATATTATATTCATTACTTAATTTTTTAAATAATTGAGTAATTGTTGGTGGTTTTAAATGAGCTTTTTCTAATACATCCTCTCTCATGAATACTTCTTTTGTTGTTCCATCTATTAATATTTCACCTTCATTCATAACAATACATCTTTGAGCATACTCAGCAACAATATTCATATCATGTGTGATTACTATAATTGTTTTACCCAAAGAATGTAATTTCTTAAAAATATTCATTATTTCTCTCCTACCACGTGGATCTTGACCAGTTGTTGGTTCATCCACAATTAATACTTCAGGCATCATTGAAAGAATCGATGCTATTGCTATACGCTGTCTATGTCCTTTACTTAATTCATATGGTTTTTCTTCAAGCAAATTATCTATATTAAGCATTTTTGAAACTTCAATAACTCTTTTACTAACTTCATCTTTAGATAATCCTATGTTTTTAGGCCCAAAGGCAACTTCATCATAAACTCTTCTTGAAAATAATTGATGATCTGGATTTTGAAAAACATATCCTACATAATTGATTATTTTATGAATTGGAACAATTTTAGTATTCATATTAAAAACTATTACTTCTCCTTTTGTTGGTCTTAATAATCCATTTATATTTTTTGCTAAAGTTGTTTTACCTGAACCATTTTGTCCAATTATTGCTACGAATTCCCCTTTATAAAAATTAGTTGTTACCCCTTTAAGAGCAATTGTTCCACTTGGATATTGAAACCAAACATCTTTTATTTGAATTATTGCTTCTTTTTCAATTTTTTCAAATTGACGAACTTCTTCTTGTGGTATGGTTATTTTTTCTTTAATGTTTTTAAGAATTTTTGAGAAACATTCATATCCCTCATCAATAGTAAGCGGTATGCTTGATAAATTTATGCCAAGCTTTTTTGCTTCATGAGCAAAAAGTGCTATTTGAGGAGCTTCTAAACCAATACTATTTAAAAATTCTGCCTCTCCTCCCAAAATTTCTCTAGGGCTACCTTCCATTATTATTTTACCTTCATTCATTACGATTACTCTGTCAACTAAATCTATCAATTCTTCAAGTTTATGTTCAACAATAAGTATTGTCTTCCTTTCTTCTAAAGAAATTTTTCTTAAAAGTTTAAAAACATTTAAACTCCCTATTGGATCAAGATTAGAAGTGGGTTCATCAAGAACATATATTAAAGGTTTCATAGCTAATATAGAAGCTAAAGCACATGCTTGCTGCTGACCACCAGAAAGAGCATAAGGTGGATGTTGTTTATACTCTTTTAAGCCAATAAAATCTAAAGCCCAATCAATCCTTTCATTAATTTCATCTATTGTTAATCCTAAATTTTCAAGACCAAAAGCAATTTCATCTTCAACAGAAGCTGTTACAAGTTGGCTTGATGGATCTTGAAATAATAATCCAACAATTGTAGATAAATAACCAATATAGGAATTTTTCGTATTAATTCCATGAACAATAACATCTCCTTCTAATGAGCCACCATAAAAATGAGGTATCAAACCATTAATTAAGCTGCATAATGTAGTTTTTCCAGCTCCTGTAGGACCAGTAATAAGTAAAATTTCTCCTTTTCTAACTTTCAAATCAATATTCTTTAATGCAGGTTTATCAGAACCAGGGTATTTATAAGTAACATTTTTTAATATTATTTCATATTCTTCTGAGTTCATATATTATTACTCCATAAAAAAGAAAGAGGATGTAAATAACTTATGCATATTTTTTATGTATGTAATATGCTATAACGAGTAATACTATTCCTCCTATAACGGCAATTGCAGCATGAACATACCATGGTTGTGCGCCAAGTGGTTTTCCTCCTTTTTGCCAAAGTTCTCTTATAACATAGAAGGCAATTAACATTATTATTAGAAGTATAACTCCTGCTGTTGTACTTATCCCTTTTCTTACCATGGTGCTTTAGCCTCCTTCCATCCAAAGAGACTCTTTAATGCTGCTACTATGGCACTAAAGATTATTATTTGGAAAAAGGCATAGAGCGTATAGTACCATCCCATAGTTATTGGCCATGTTGGATAGAATGGATAAAATCCAAGTAGAGAT is a genomic window containing:
- a CDS encoding aspartate/glutamate racemase family protein, whose translation is MNIGLIRVVTLYDEKALNAHGSLIMKHYPEFNVISKCINDQPLGIYDEESKKKAIPKIIDLAKNFEKEKVKAIIISCADDPAVKEIREFSKIPIIGAGSASATLALALGEKIGIIGISEEPPKIFQKILKDYLVAYVKPKEVFTTYDIKKNVDEVIYLATKISKSIDVLTFACTGFSANMDLLSLSKKINKIVVDPVLASAHHAYYLLKNSMSI
- a CDS encoding energy-coupling factor transporter transmembrane component T, which produces MALEYIPGKSIFHKLDPRTKMIFFLFILIILLAVEDTIIVALILLSIFGLYKLAGIPMKKLTGIVKPILPAFVLFILLNYFVSPPRGAKIYFYLVPGMAPVTLETTLIGITSALRFILFICITRFITLVTPIADILVAISKMGAPPEFAVALGIAFASVPVLINQFQTVIEAQKSRGAKIEQKNPIKKFFALVPVIVPSIFLTVLRGMDISKAIESKAFTYNPAKRTYRKTISMKKIDYAFIVLVAIITIIISILRWGFNFFRYDSTLKYLIEIIKNILKLT
- a CDS encoding energy-coupling factor transporter ATPase; this translates as MNSEEYEIILKNVTYKYPGSDKPALKNIDLKVRKGEILLITGPTGAGKTTLCSLINGLIPHFYGGSLEGDVIVHGINTKNSYIGYLSTIVGLLFQDPSSQLVTASVEDEIAFGLENLGLTIDEINERIDWALDFIGLKEYKQHPPYALSGGQQQACALASILAMKPLIYVLDEPTSNLDPIGSLNVFKLLRKISLEERKTILIVEHKLEELIDLVDRVIVMNEGKIIMEGSPREILGGEAEFLNSIGLEAPQIALFAHEAKKLGINLSSIPLTIDEGYECFSKILKNIKEKITIPQEEVRQFEKIEKEAIIQIKDVWFQYPSGTIALKGVTTNFYKGEFVAIIGQNGSGKTTLAKNINGLLRPTKGEVIVFNMNTKIVPIHKIINYVGYVFQNPDHQLFSRRVYDEVAFGPKNIGLSKDEVSKRVIEVSKMLNIDNLLEEKPYELSKGHRQRIAIASILSMMPEVLIVDEPTTGQDPRGRREIMNIFKKLHSLGKTIIVITHDMNIVAEYAQRCIVMNEGEILIDGTTKEVFMREDVLEKAHLKPPTITQLFKKLSNEYNIKSDVLTVEEAISVLKNILKVE